AATAAGAAGTTAGGATCTTTGTAGTCGATGTACTTGATGCCATGCTTCTTGAATCGGCAATACTTCTTTCTGTTTTCGCCTCTGTTGATTGGCTCATTAATTAATGTCATTTGGCTTGCTCCTCCTTAGCTTCAGTTTTTTTGTTAAACTCTCCTTTTCTTCTTCTTTCGGCATAAGCAATTCCATGCTTCTCCAAAACAGTAGTCAAGAATCGCATCACTTTTTCGTCTCTTCTAAACTCTAGTTCGAATTTGCTAATGACGGTAGGATCGGCCTTGAACTCAACCAATACATAGAATCCAGTTGTCTTCTTGTCGATAGTGTAAGCCATCTTCTTAAGACCCCAGTTTTCCACATTAATAACATCTGCTCCCTCTTCTTTTAACAAGTTCACAAACTTGTCTACGGTATCCTTCATCTGAACATCAGACAAAACGGGAGTTAATATGAATACCGTCTCGTAATTTCTTTGGAACATTTTTAAATGTGTTTAAGGAATTTGAATAAACAGACCG
Above is a window of Algoriphagus machipongonensis DNA encoding:
- the rpsF gene encoding 30S ribosomal protein S6 yields the protein MFQRNYETVFILTPVLSDVQMKDTVDKFVNLLKEEGADVINVENWGLKKMAYTIDKKTTGFYVLVEFKADPTVISKFELEFRRDEKVMRFLTTVLEKHGIAYAERRRKGEFNKKTEAKEEQAK